The following coding sequences are from one Methanococcoides orientis window:
- a CDS encoding NosD domain-containing protein encodes MQDIDSTNLVDGKPVYYWVNRSDDEIHPDAGSVYVINSRNITVKDIELSNEFGGVMFAYTDNSTIENVTALGNFVGVALYSSNYNTLNNINNSNNEAGIYLYNSSNNNLNSNTVNSNDYYGIYLYDSNNNTLTNSNASFNDFGIVVASTTNNTLINSNASSNYFGIILESTTNNTLINSNASSNDYYGIALDSTTDTTLNNNTANSNDFGIYIYDSSNNTLTNNAMSSNNHNFGIDGENLEDLINDIDSSNQVDNKPIYYWTSRSDKKVSSDAGAVYVINSTNITVKDIELANGYNNVLLAYTNNSTIQNVTTSEGNNGVKLIFSNFNTLDDITATSNDYYGIYLYDSSNNILTNNTASSNDRGIYLRDSNNNTLNNNDASSNDYYGIYIYNSNNHILNNNTANNNSNTNDYELSSMSLDSVITPNRPSSSLYEDHIRDYRDNTVSFNELDSISLNSVFSTTSKSSSTSYGIRVVSANNITFTENNAIGNGDYEFYASSSENVTVDGLVLTNNSAQVSFTSDLYYIGISGDDENSIALSGKTNVNGYVTITRSDDLNVTFLYDDSEMSSAGEASLTLYSLVSSEWIAVPNSSLNKTDNYVSANLTESGTFGLFKIAESSSSSPSSPGSNDGSVAARVRAQGTVTDLPVNGDGEVTDESIVKSSDTKTTLTLSKGTITTDPSGNPVNKIIVTVPASLPADTPADVINSGLYYDFGPSGTTFSKDVMITIEFDPEDFGGRAPTIYTYTSEDGWISLETTVDWENGIATAMTRHFSFYALFGNDAEEVEDQTVETPEVNTGSTVIVGEETPIQNSNSSPLYWIIGIGIILMLGIVVVKKQKDGGGR; translated from the coding sequence TATCGACTCGACTAATCTGGTTGATGGCAAACCAGTCTATTACTGGGTCAATCGTTCAGACGATGAAATACATCCAGATGCAGGCTCTGTATATGTGATAAACTCCAGAAACATCACTGTTAAAGATATTGAGCTTTCCAATGAATTTGGAGGTGTTATGTTTGCATATACTGACAATTCAACAATAGAAAACGTCACTGCACTAGGAAACTTTGTTGGTGTTGCATTGTATTCTTCCAACTATAATACCCTCAATAATATCAATAACAGTAATAACGAAGCAGGCATTTATCTTTATAATTCAAGCAATAACAACCTAAACAGCAACACGGTCAATTCCAACGATTATTATGGGATTTATCTTTATGATTCAAACAACAACACATTGACTAACAGTAATGCCAGTTTCAACGATTTCGGTATTGTTGTTGCTTCGACAACTAACAACACTTTGATCAACAGTAATGCAAGTTCCAATTATTTCGGTATTATTCTTGAATCAACAACCAACAACACTTTGATCAACAGTAATGCAAGTTCCAACGATTATTACGGCATTGCTCTTGATTCAACAACTGACACCACTTTGAACAACAATACTGCCAATTCCAACGATTTCGGCATTTATATTTATGATTCAAGCAACAACACATTGACCAATAATGCGATGTCATCAAACAATCATAATTTTGGAATTGATGGAGAAAATCTTGAAGATCTCATAAATGACATCGACTCGAGTAACCAGGTTGATAACAAACCGATCTATTACTGGACCAGCCGTTCAGATAAGAAAGTGTCTTCAGATGCAGGAGCCGTATATGTAATAAACTCCACTAACATCACTGTGAAGGATATTGAATTAGCTAATGGATACAATAATGTTCTGTTGGCATATACCAATAATTCAACAATACAAAATGTCACTACATCAGAAGGTAATAATGGAGTTAAGTTAATCTTTTCCAACTTTAATACTCTTGATGATATCACTGCCACTTCCAACGATTATTACGGAATTTATCTTTACGATTCAAGCAACAATATTTTGACTAACAACACTGCCAGTTCCAATGATCGTGGTATTTATCTTCGTGATTCAAATAACAACACATTGAACAACAATGATGCAAGTTCCAACGATTATTACGGCATTTACATTTATAATTCGAACAATCACATATTGAACAACAATACTGCCAATAACAATAGCAATACCAATGACTATGAACTTAGTTCCATGAGTCTGGACAGCGTTATCACTCCTAATAGACCAAGTAGCAGCTTATATGAGGATCATATTCGGGACTACCGCGACAACACTGTCAGTTTCAACGAACTTGATTCTATAAGCCTAAACAGTGTGTTCTCAACCACCAGTAAGAGTAGTAGCACCTCGTATGGTATCCGTGTTGTATCAGCCAACAACATTACATTTACAGAAAATAATGCAATCGGTAATGGAGATTACGAATTTTATGCTTCAAGCTCGGAGAATGTTACAGTAGACGGTCTAGTACTGACCAATAACTCCGCACAAGTTTCTTTCACTAGTGATCTGTACTATATCGGAATAAGTGGAGATGATGAAAATTCCATAGCCCTTTCCGGCAAAACAAATGTAAATGGCTATGTAACAATTACCCGTTCAGACGACCTGAATGTTACATTCCTCTATGATGATTCCGAAATGAGCAGCGCTGGTGAAGCTTCACTTACCTTATACAGTTTGGTTAGCAGTGAATGGATCGCAGTTCCAAACAGTTCACTCAACAAAACAGATAATTATGTTTCTGCAAACCTCACAGAATCCGGTACATTCGGACTCTTCAAAATTGCCGAAAGCTCCAGTTCCAGCCCTTCAAGTCCTGGTTCTAATGATGGTTCCGTGGCTGCACGAGTAAGAGCACAGGGAACTGTAACCGATCTGCCTGTAAATGGGGATGGAGAAGTAACTGATGAATCCATTGTAAAGTCATCTGACACAAAGACAACATTGACATTATCCAAAGGAACAATAACCACCGACCCTTCAGGAAACCCTGTGAACAAGATCATAGTCACCGTGCCGGCATCACTGCCTGCAGACACCCCTGCAGATGTTATTAACTCAGGCCTTTACTACGACTTTGGACCCTCTGGAACCACATTCAGTAAGGACGTCATGATCACCATTGAGTTTGATCCGGAAGATTTCGGAGGTAGAGCGCCAACGATCTACACATACACATCTGAAGATGGCTGGATTTCACTGGAAACAACTGTTGACTGGGAAAACGGCATAGCAACAGCAATGACAAGACACTTTTCATTCTATGCATTATTTGGAAACGATGCAGAAGAAGTAGAGGATCAGACGGTAGAAACACCTGAGGTAAATACTGGATCAACTGTTATTGTGGGAGAAGAAACACCCATTCAGAATAGTAATTCCAGTCCTCTCTATTGGATCATAGGTATAGGAATTATTCTGATGCTTGGAATAGTTGTTGTAAAGAAGCAAAAGGATGGAGGAGGACGTTAA
- a CDS encoding NosD domain-containing protein encodes MRFKQSILICFGMALVLMTVGTAAAATLNVTSITGPQNYTTIQQAVVNATTGDIILVYPETYEENVVVSQSNITIRSQSGNPADTTVRDESYNHVFSVTANNVTISGFRIESAPSNHAGIYLEGSNNTVSNNKLWENGYGIYMYDSSYNNLTDNSASNSDDYGIYLNDCSYNNLTDNSASENNDYGIYLTNSDYNELNGNSAPGGYDSQNTGIRIYNSDNNILTNNTASKNDYCGISVDESDNNILTNNTASSNDYSHLGDNCGIWLKESYNNTLIGNTVSYNDDYGIYLNDNSDENDLINNKVKYNNYGIYLHYNSDENYLINNTVKYNDYGIWLEGSDKNNLTSNTASDNYDYGIYLKVSWKNNLNDNTASDNDDYGIYLNESDSNDLINNTVSDNLNCGIYLQESSYNDLINNNVSENQDTGIYLGIYSNENDLINNTASDNLNCGISLRGSRDNELDNNTVSYNDYYGIYLDTGHISVYPYNIGSDFNYLINNTVSYNNNYGLCLSGSDDNLIYNNYFNNTKNVRDGGNNIWNTTITEGTNIIDGPYLGGNYWSDYTGVDTDGDGFGNSFLPYNSSGNIRHGGDYLPLVVPNSAPIANASGPYEVDENTTITFNASASLDPDGDALTYRWDFDNDGNWDTEWSSNLTANYTWDDDWIGMVKLEVNDSKVATNDTANVTVNNVAPAIETLELPIASVAIGSTVNLTATFTDPGADYHTYSIDWDDTTTDLDISIPLGDRVVETNHTYANTGFYNVTLTVEDDDGGNDTQFRYVIVHDPNGGYVAGKGTFDSLAGAYYLDDSVKDEATFEFDSKYNKKGVPTGETLFMFKEADLKFQSESYYWLVVEGHKATFRGNGTINDESGYEFLVSAIDGDDDLFRIKIWNSTDIIYDNNVGGDIVADPITEIEKGKIQIKT; translated from the coding sequence ATGAGATTTAAACAAAGTATACTGATATGTTTTGGAATGGCTTTAGTATTAATGACTGTAGGCACTGCAGCAGCAGCGACTCTCAACGTGACCAGCATTACGGGTCCACAGAACTACACAACTATCCAGCAAGCGGTGGTCAATGCTACCACTGGCGATATTATCCTTGTGTATCCAGAAACCTATGAAGAAAATGTGGTTGTATCTCAATCAAACATAACAATAAGATCACAATCGGGGAATCCGGCTGATACTACTGTTCGGGATGAGTCATATAATCATGTTTTCAGTGTGACTGCAAATAATGTTACCATCAGTGGGTTTAGGATAGAATCTGCTCCATCTAATCATGCAGGCATCTATCTGGAGGGGTCAAACAACACCGTGTCGAACAACAAGCTGTGGGAAAACGGGTACGGCATTTATATGTACGATTCCAGCTACAACAATCTGACCGACAACTCGGCGTCAAATAGTGACGATTACGGCATCTATCTGAATGATTGCAGCTATAACAACCTGACCGACAACTCGGCATCGGAGAACAACGATTATGGCATCTATCTAACTAACAGCGACTACAACGAGCTGAACGGCAACTCGGCACCGGGTGGGTACGACTCCCAAAATACTGGTATCCGTATATATAATTCCGATAACAACATCCTGACTAATAACACGGCGTCGAAGAACGATTATTGCGGCATAAGTGTGGACGAATCCGATAACAACATCCTGACTAATAACACGGCGTCATCTAACGATTATTCCCACCTCGGTGACAATTGCGGAATCTGGCTTAAGGAATCCTATAACAACACGCTGATAGGCAACACGGTGTCATATAATGATGATTATGGCATCTATCTGAACGATAACAGCGATGAGAATGACCTGATCAACAATAAGGTGAAGTACAACAATTACGGCATCTATCTGCACTATAACAGCGATGAGAATTACCTGATCAACAATACGGTGAAGTACAACGATTACGGCATTTGGCTGGAGGGCAGTGACAAAAACAACCTGACTAGCAACACTGCATCGGATAACTATGATTACGGCATCTATCTGAAGGTAAGTTGGAAAAACAACCTGAACGACAACACTGCGTCGGATAACGACGATTACGGCATCTATCTTAATGAATCTGACTCCAACGATCTGATCAATAACACGGTGTCGGATAACCTGAATTGCGGCATCTATCTGCAGGAGTCCAGCTACAATGATCTGATCAATAATAACGTATCTGAGAACCAAGATACTGGCATCTATCTGGGTATTTACAGCAACGAGAATGACCTGATCAATAACACGGCGTCGGATAACCTGAATTGCGGCATTTCTCTGCGTGGTTCCAGAGATAACGAGTTGGACAATAACACGGTGTCATATAACGATTATTACGGCATCTATCTGGACACTGGCCATATATCTGTATATCCATATAATATTGGCTCTGACTTTAACTATCTGATCAATAACACGGTATCGTATAACAACAATTACGGTCTCTGTCTGTCTGGCAGTGATGATAACCTCATCTACAACAACTACTTCAACAACACGAAGAATGTTCGAGATGGTGGAAACAACATATGGAACACCACCATAACAGAAGGTACAAACATTATCGATGGCCCTTATCTTGGAGGAAACTATTGGTCAGATTATACTGGTGTTGATACCGATGGAGATGGATTTGGTAATAGTTTCCTTCCATACAATTCTTCAGGTAACATACGTCATGGAGGAGATTATCTGCCATTGGTTGTTCCGAACAGCGCACCAATAGCAAATGCCAGCGGACCTTATGAAGTGGATGAAAACACAACTATAACCTTTAATGCCAGTGCCTCTTTAGATCCGGATGGAGATGCTCTCACTTACAGATGGGACTTTGATAATGATGGAAATTGGGACACAGAATGGTCAAGTAATCTAACTGCAAATTATACATGGGATGATGACTGGATTGGCATGGTTAAGCTGGAAGTCAATGATAGTAAAGTAGCGACTAACGATACAGCCAATGTTACAGTCAACAATGTAGCACCAGCAATCGAGACCCTTGAGCTGCCAATAGCTTCAGTTGCTATCGGTAGCACTGTGAATTTAACCGCTACATTTACCGATCCGGGTGCAGATTATCATACGTATAGTATTGACTGGGATGATACTACAACAGATCTTGATATTAGTATACCCCTGGGTGATCGTGTTGTAGAAACAAACCACACGTATGCAAACACTGGCTTTTACAATGTCACATTAACTGTTGAGGATGATGATGGTGGCAATGATACACAATTCCGGTACGTGATCGTGCATGATCCGAATGGTGGATATGTAGCCGGTAAAGGAACTTTTGACTCACTCGCAGGTGCGTATTATCTGGATGATTCGGTAAAAGACGAGGCAACATTCGAATTCGATTCAAAGTACAACAAGAAAGGCGTACCGACTGGTGAAACTCTATTCATGTTCAAGGAAGCGGATCTGAAATTCCAGTCAGAAAGCTATTACTGGTTGGTGGTTGAAGGTCACAAGGCCACTTTCAGAGGAAATGGTACGATAAACGATGAGAGCGGCTATGAGTTCTTGGTGTCGGCAATTGATGGTGATGACGACTTGTTCAGGATAAAGATCTGGAATTCAACAGATATCATCTACGACAATAATGTTGGTGGCGATATTGTTGCAGATCCGATAACGGAGATAGAGAAAGGTAAAATCCAGATCAAGACGTGA